The segment TCTCTCCTCTATACTATCCTTATTTTCTTCAAAGTCCTTAACATGAGATGCTAAGACTTTCATGTCTATTTTTAGCTTCCTTTCACCAATGAGTTGAATAATTTTCTTCAACTCCTCCTCATCCTCCTCTCTAAAGGCGTTAGCCTTAAGAAGAATGTAGTCCTCCAACTTTATCACTTTGAAAAAGCCTTTACCAATTTTCATTTCCTCCGCGCTTTCAATAACTATTGAAGGTACGAAGAAGTCCTGAATATTCTCATAAATATCGACCTGCAATTGGTCGTCTCCAAGTGGTATAACTATCCTTGGGGTATCTATTGGAGTTGAACCTAAATCCCAGCCTCTATCGTTAACAAATTCTTTAAGTTCGTCATAGTTCACAATTACGCTGAAGTTTATAGGGAAAAGATCTAGATCGCTCTCAATTCCCTTCCTCCCAAGCGATAGATCTACTATCGTATCCCCTATAATTACAAAATCGATTAATTTCTTTATCTCGTCCAAAACGTCTCCAATCTTTTCGAACGAAATCAATCAAGCCACATTTCAAGAACTGCAATCACTTTATAATTTTTTACTCATAGAATTATATTGCCGGGGTGGCCGAGCGGTCTAAGGCGGCACTATCATCGATAGCGCTAGGGGCTGCAGTGGGTTTCCTTGATGGAGACCCGTTATTTCGCGGGTTCAAATCCCGCCCCCGGCTCTCTAAGTTTATATTGACCATTAGTTGATTTATATCGATCAAACTTTGAGTCAGCCGAAGAGAAAGGAAGAGACGGTTGGAAGGGAAATGATGGGAGATGAGGCTCTTTCTTACGTTCTAAAGGAAATAGGAGTTAAGAGAGTGTTCACATCGACTTCAATCCCAGACTTTCTTCTAGAAAGATTAAATCAGTATAGCCTGCAAGTTGACATCTCACTAAGTGTCAGAGACGCGATAGGCTTGGCTGACGCTTACGCCAGAGAAACTGGAGAAGGTGGAGTTGTAATAAGTGCCCCTGAAAGTGGACTTTTGGAAGGGATAGAGATTATAGCCCAAGCGTTCTCTGACTCAGTACCACTCCTCCTCTTAGGGACCCTGAGATCTTACAGAGACACCGGAAGAGCTAGAGTTGGAGAACTGAGATCGCCAGATGACGTGTCAGCTGCCCTCTCGCCCTTCATCAAGTTCAAGGAAAGGGTAATCAGCATAGAGGAAATAACTGTAACGGTAGAGAAGGGATATAAGGAGGCTTTAAGCAACAGGATGAGACCTGCTTTAGTTGAAATTGCAGAAGAACTATTTAAATTGAAGGCTTTTCCCCTTTCTCCAGCTGAGCAGAAACCAGAAAAGAAAACTCCAGACAAGAACACGGTCGCTAAAGTAGCAGAGGTGTTAGGCAACTCTAAACTGCCTGTAATAATAGCGGGATATGGGGTGAAGGCATCAGGATCAACTCCTCAACTAATTGAGTTAGCTGAGTTGTTAGACGCTCCGGTCATAACGACTTTCCGAGCTAAAGGCGTATTCCCGGCATCCCATCCTCTTTACGCTGGTGAGGGACTAGGAGTTTTTTCTACGGAAGCAGCGTCTAAGATAGTTATGGAAGCCGATTCAATACTGGTTTTAGGTTCTAGGCTACCTCAGCTGAGTACGGCGGGCTGGTCAATGCGCTACAAGGGATTTTTAATGCATAATAACGTTGATGGAGAAGACATAGGAAAAACTTTCATCCCTCAGGTTCCTATAGTTGCCGATACTGGTCTGTTCTTAAAGGAGCTCATAACCATTTTAAAACAAAAAATCAAGGAACCGATAAAGAGAGAAGTAAGATCTGATATTGCTGCAAGCAGAAAAGTCTTCACTCTTAAACCACATTCTGGCTTATGGCCTTATGACGTAACTAGACTACTTTATCAGTTTAAGTTCTCTAAGTATTTCATAGACTTAACAGCACCGACCTTTGATCTGGTCAGACTACCGATAGATAGTCCAGTCTGGTTTACTAGCGAATCTATGATAGAGAGGGGCATAGGTGTTACTGGGCTAATTCAATCAGGCGATGAAAACGGTATAGGTATCACCGACCTAGCAGGAGCCATCAAAAACATAGGTCTTATTCAACAAAGACTAGCTAAGATGAAAGGGACGTTACTCATATTCAATGATAACGGTCTAACTTACTTGGATACGTTCAAATCAGATATCCCTTCAATTGGAAGAATCAATAACCCAGTAAACATGGATCAAAAGTTAGAGGCGTCAATAGGCGCTATTACTGTAGACACGTATGGAGGTCTAAAGGAAGTTCTAGAAAGGGATAGACAACCAAAAGTAGTTAACGTTAAGATAGACCCGAGATACGAGTCAATTGTACTCCTAAATACGGGATCGTAAACTAATGATAAGATAAATTTTTATCGTTCTTTTCTACTCCTTGAAATTAGACCTTATTGATTAACTATTTTCATTTTAATACTATTAAAAACGCCTAAGAAAACTAATCAATCAGCTTAACGTCTTGTCCTAAAGACTATTTATTCCTAGATGTAAGCTTCCAGCTTAGTTTTGAGCGTGTTATTCGTACTCTATTGTAGCAGGAGGTTTAGTTGTAACGTCGTAAACAACCTCTCCTACATCTTTAACTTTTGTAATCTCTTCGGCTAACTCCATCAGCGTATCAGGATCTAACTCCAGTATATCGGCTGTCATAAAATCCTCAGTGCTCACTGCCCTTATGGCGACAGAGTACTTGCCTTTGCCCTCCTTAATCCTCATCAGGGCTCTAGTGAAGTCGCCTGATGTAATTTTGCTAGATACCTCCCTAATTTCGCTATAACTTCTTCTTAGCCTGAAGGAAGCTATCTTGCCATAACTTCTAACATCTCCCTTAACTCCAGTGGCCTTAACCTTATATACCCTTATTTCATCTAAAAGTGCCTCGGATAGTTTACGGTCCACTTCACTCTCCCTCTCAAACACGGCTGCAAAATATTGGGAAGGATGATATTTTGAAAGGGTTCTTTCAACTATAGAGTTTGCTCTTCTTGCTACCTCCAGTTTATCCTTTGTTAAAACGCCGACACATCTAATGAGCAGTCCTGGTCCTGGAAACGGTTGTCTCTCCGAGATTTCTCTAGGTAATCCGATGTATCTAGCTAATTCCCTGACCTCATTCTTGTATAAATCGGCTAGGGGTTCAATTAATGAAAAGCCCCAAGTCTTCTCGGTGTTTATGCCCAGCTGAACCAAAACGTTATGTTGAGTCTTTATACCTCCTTTCGTTTCTATCCAGTCCGCAGCGATGGTCCCTTGAACTAAGAACTTAGAGTTATATTTCGAGACTATATTAGAAATGGTGGAGTAAAATAGCTCTCTAAACTTTTTCCTTTTAGCCTCCGCGTCTCCTATTCCCTCAAGTCCTTTCATAAACATTTCAGATACGTCCTCGATCTCTAGTGGAATGATGTTACTAAGGGAACTCTTAACCCGCTCAGCCTCGTTCTCGCGAAGAAAACCAGTATCGAGCATGACTGGTGTGACCTTATCGCCCAGAATCCTGTACATTATCACGGCCGCAGTTGTGCTATCAACACCTCCACTAACCGCTGCCACCAGTCTGTTGTTCCCAACTATTGATTTCACTTGTGGCTCTATCTCTTCAATGAACTTCTCTGGAGAGAACATTTATGTCTCATTGCGATCATTTTCAATATAAATCTGTTCTATCCTTTCAAGATCTACTTTATCCTTAATTATGTCGTAAGCTAAGTTAACGGACTTCTTTATGTCGTCTTCAAGAGAGCTTGAACCGATCTTTATTCCAAGCTGCTTAAGGATCGCCTTTCCTCCTTCAGAGTAAAGAGAACCGTGAATACTGAGCCCTATAAAGTTCTCGTTCCAGGCACCATCTTCTATCTCGACTTTAGCTCCGTTTCTGTACTCTATCTGGAGCAAAGGTTTATGACGTATATAATCTATATCTCCCCTCCGTATTTCATACCCGTCTATACTTCCGAAATCTGATCTCGCCCTACTTATGGAAACCACTTTCTCTGATCTAAACTTAACGTTGATAGGTAGCAACCCTAATCCCTCATAAGAACTGGGTTCTCCAGCCTCCAGTCCAAAAGGATCGAGAAGCTTGTTTCCCATAATTTGGAACCCACCACATATCCCTAATACGGTCTTCCTTTTCAAAACGTCCAAGAAACCCCTTTCTATCAACCAAGTTAATGAGATCTTTGTGTTTCTAGTCCCTGGCAGTATAACCAGGTCGGCCTTACTAAGTTGAGATGGCTTAGTTATAAATCGCAATCTAGCGTTGGAGTTGGCAAACACGTGGAACTCATTGAAATTGCTCATGTATGGATAAGATATGACACCGACCTCCAACTCTCCATCTCCAAGATCGGAGACGTTCATAGAGTCTTCGGCCATTATCCTCAATCTCTCATCGTAAGGTATAACCCCTAAATATTTCATCGAAGTTCTGTTCTCTAACCAAGAAATCGCTTGGTCTAGAAGCTTCTCGTCACCTCTGAATTTGTTTATGATGAAGCCCTTCAGTTTGTCCCTAACAGATGACGGTAACATGTTATATATCCCATACGCTGAGGCGAATGCGCCTCCCCTCTCTATATCTAGTACCAATACTGAGGGAACACCTCTCTGCATGATCTTAAAACCCGATATGTCTCTCTCTATGAAATTAGGCTCCCCTATACCTCCAGCGCTCTCTATTACCATCTCTTTGCTTATTACACTATTAATTTTTTCCCAAATTATTCCTATTTTTGAATAATACTCTTCTGCAGATAGATTTCCCTGTGATTCTCCCCATACTATTACCTCTATTCCTTTTCCAGAGGGCTTAAGAAGGACGGGATTCATAAACCTCTGTGGCGCAAGCCCACCACCTATGGCTTGAAAAGCCTGTATGAATGCTATCTCTCCACCATCTTTAGTCGGAAAGCTATTCAAAGACATGTTTTGCGCCTTAAAAGGAATTCCTCGAAGATGCTTAACCAAAACTGCCGTGAGCAAGGACTTCCCTGAGTCGCTCATGCTAGAAGAAATTATAATTGCCATGGATTGAATGAGAATGTGAGAGTATTAAAGGGAATCCTAGGGCAGCTATCTTTTTTTACAATAATACCTGTTGGGAAAACCGATTTCGAATCCACTGTGGAGTACTCGTTCCTGGCTCCTCTGATAGTTGGAGTAGTCACGGGTTCCATTGATTTCTTAGCGTTATTCTTGGCTAAACCTCTTATAGGAAATCTGTCCGTTTTAGTCTTGATCCCTGTTGTAGAGATAGTAAGAGGGTTTAATCATCTGGATGGTCTACTAGATTTTGGGGACGCTCTCATGATAAGGGGAAATGTAGAAGAGAGGAGACGTGCACTAAAAGACTTTTCTATAGGTACAGGCGGAATAGGAATCGCTATTGTCTACCTGATCGTTTTCTACATCGCTGTAAGAACAATTCCTCGGATAGGTGTAACTACGTTACTCTCTCTTATATCAGCTGAAGTCTTGAGCAGAAGCGTAGGACTACTAACTCTGGCAATTATGAAGCCTATGGAAGGAAGCAATTTAGGTAAAATGTTTCATGAGAAGTTGAGAAGAAAATGGCCAGCTCTAATCATCCAAAGCTTACCCTTCATAACACCCGGCACATTAATTCTAATGCCTGTTCTTTTAGCGACGTTTACGTTACTTGGAAAAAGGGTTCTTGGAGGTTCATCAGGTGATCTAACAGGTATGACAATAACGTTGAGTTTCCCATTGCTTCTATTAGGTGAGAACAAGTGCTTGCAATTCTTATTTTTGCGATATTTTTAGACCTAATAATTGGGGAACCTCCTCTATTAGCTCATCCAGTAGTTTATGTTGGGAAAATATCTGAAAAGTTGATTAAACCCTATAGAGGTAAAATGTACGGTGTCTTCATATGGGTGTCATCCGTAGTACCGGTGCTTTTGTTATGTTTACTCCCAATTTATGTGCAGATAAGAATTGTAGAGATGCTGATACTCGTTTACGTTCTTAAGACTACCTTTTCCATAAGACTGCTCTACTCTATTGTGGCCAGAGCTTCACCATTGAGAGAGGACTCTCGAAAGGTAGTCCAGAACATCGTAAGAAGGGATCTAAGCAACGCATCCATGGGTCACGTTGCCTCTGCTGCAATCGAATCCCTTTTTGAAAGCATGGTTGACGGTATAACTTCACCAATTTTTTGGTTTCTGTTCTTAGGATTACCTGGAGCACTGCTTCAAAGATTTGCAAACACTATGGATAGCATGGTAGGTTATAAAACGGCTGAACTTATAAGAGAGGGTTACTTCTCGGCTAAGATCGATACAATTCTAAACTATATACCCGCGAGATTGACAGCCCTATTTATGCTTCTTGCAGGACTTTTACTTGGTTTGAATGTAAGAAAAGCCGTCTCCTCATTGAGGGAGGCCAAAATGGAGAGCCCGAACGCAAAGTATCCTATTAGCATCGCAGCAGGACTTCTTGGGGTTAGATTGGAAAAAATGAATCAGTACAGCGTAGGTTTTGGAGACCTGCCTACATCAACTCATATTGAGCTGGCTCTAATCCTCTTCAAGATGACACTATTGCTCTATTTAGTTACTATCCTAGTTTGTTATTACTACTTTTATGGCTTTTCCTTGCTTAGCTATCCTTACGGCCTCATTGAACTCCTCTAAGCTAAATTTGTGCGTGATCAATCTAGACACGTTTAGCCTTCTCTCAGAGATTAACCTCAAGGCCTCCCTAGTATCCTCTTCTACTGCAGCGTTACTAGACACTATCGAGATCTCGTTGTTAAGCAGGTTGCTGACATCGTAATCCAATATTGTTCCCTTATAAGGAACACCGAATAGAAGGACCTTTCCACCTTTCCTAATCGAGTTAAGGCCTGAAATTATGGCCTGGGGAGATCCAGACGCTATTATAGCGATATCAGCTCCCCTTCCTTCCGTGTTTCCCCTAACTATCTCCTCTACTCTAGCCTTGACAGGATTTATAGGAATCACGTTACCTAGTGAAGATGCGAAATCAAGTCTATACTCCGAGACGTCGGATATTAGGATGTTATTAACCCCAGTCTCTTGGGCCTTAAGGAGATGAAGAAGTCCCATGGGCCCTGCACCAACAATTAAAACGCTATCCTCTTTTGTTAACCCTACACGATTATGAGATCTCACAACAGTAGCCAAAGGTTCTATGAAAGATGCCTCCTCGAAAGTTACATTATTTGGTAGGACTAATATCCCGCCTCTCTCTACGTTCCATGCTGGAACTCGAAATAGTTCTGCGAAACCTCCTGGATCTAAGTTGGTCTTCCTGTAATAAGGACACATAGTAGGGCTTCCTCTCTTACAATAGTAACATTCGTAACACGGAACGTGATGGTGTGCAAATACTCTATCCCCAGGTTTCACTAAATCTGACATAGACTCGACTACGATACCTGCAGGTTCGTGACCCAAAATAGGTTGTGACGCTGTGTATTGTCCACATATCTTCTCTATATCAGTACCACAAAGACCGCAGACCTTCATCTCTACTAGCACGTCTCCCTTATTTAATTTAGGGATCGCAACTTCCTTAAGTACAGCCTTACTTCCTTCCATTAATATGGCTTTCATAACAAGAGATTCTCTACCAAAATTTAAAGTGAAACTTTCACGCAACGAAATATTGTTAAATAGTACTACTGCCCATAATACAATGTGTTGCTGATTACTTTCGCCTTTGTCACTCCGATTTTATTGGCCTTATTTTACATAATAATTCCTGCCATAATGGTTAAAAGATATCATGATTTGGACTCGATTTCAATTAATCAGCTTGAGGAGAAGTCCGGAGTAAAAATTAAGGTTAAAGTCAATTCGGACGACTCAGTAAACGCCTTTTCTTTACCTAATAGAGTTGTGATAGTCACAAGAGCACTTTTAAATAACGAAAACGATTTACAAGCTGCCCTAGCGCACGAGATAGGGCACATTAAAGGGAAACATCACATTAAGACGTTTTTAATGTTGATAGGACTAACAATAATTTCCATTTACGTAATTCTAGATTACAACCTCTTGCTTGGGATAGGAACTGTTCTACTTGAAATAATAATTTCCAAGTTCGTCTCAAGGTATTTCGAATACTCAGCGGATAGATATGCAGTAACGTTAGTAGGTAGGGATCAATACTTGAAACTTCTCACCTCTTATGGTAACCTTGAAGAGAAGTCGTCCATATTTTCAACACATCCTGCTGTTATCAACAGACTTAAGAAAATTTAAATTAGACCCCGTTAGATAAAAACAAATGAAATACGTTGGCAAATCTATAAAAAGGGTAGAAGATCCAAAATTAATTACAGGAAAAGGATCTTATGTTGACGACATTGAATTACCAGGTACTTATTACGTTATGTTCCTCAGATCAGAATTACCTCACGCTTTTATAAAAGTAAAGAGTAGAGAGAACGTATTTCTAGGTTCACAAATAAATCCAGGGAGAGACTTTCCCATTGCATCCAATGAGGTAACGTATGTAGGCCAACCCATCGCGGCAGTGGTCGCTAGAGATAGATATGAAGCTCAAGATCTGCTGGAGAGTATCGAGGTGGAGTACCAGCAACTACCGTTTGAGGTAGATCCTTTCAAAGCCATGGAAGATAAAGTAAAAGTTTACTCTAAGTTGGAGAGTAATATTCATATAAAGAAGGAATTCTTTGGAGGGGAACCGTTAAAAGAAATTGATAAGTCCCCTGTAGTCTTGACCGGGGAGTTACATAATCAAAGGGTGATAGCCTCACCCATGGAAACAAGGGGTATCGTAGCCTGGTTTGATGGAAACAGACTTAACGTTTGGTCCTCCACTCAATCAGCCCATTACCTTAGGAGGAACTTGGTGAGTTTTCTCGGTATCTCAAATATAAGAGTGGTTCAACCTGACGTAGGAGGAGCTTTTGGGAGTAAGATAATAACGCATCCTGAGGAGTACGCCGTCAGCTATCTTGCGCTTAAACTTGGAGTTCCACTAAAGTGGATAGCAACAAGAAGGGAGGAGATGATTACTGCAGGACACGGTAGAGACAAATGGCTAAGGTATAAGATAGGTGTAAATAGAGATGGTACAATAAGGGTCCTCATGGGTACAGTAATAGGAAACCTTGGTGCACCCTACGCTGATGCGAACGACGATGATGGTGGGAACATATTGAGTGCAGCAAGAATGCTTCCGGGCCCCTACAAGATAAAGCACGGTTATATTACAGCATATGGTGTAAATACAAATCTAACACCCACAACGTCCTATAGAGGTGCAGGAAGACCGGAAGCAACGTACTTCATTGAGAGTATTATGGAAGAGGTCGCCAATGAACTTAAGATAGATCCGTTTGAGATTAGAATGAGGAACGTTGTCAGACCTGAGGATATGCCCTTCACTAATCCATTTAATATAACGTATGATACAGGTAACTACGTTGAGATACTAAACCAATCTAAACCCTATTACGAAAGCCTCAAGTCCGAGGCTACGCCAAGTGAAGAGTGTGTTGGGTTAGGAATGTACGTTGAAATAACAGCTTTTGGCCCGTGGGAAACAGCTCGAGTTTATGCCAAATATGATGGAAAAATAGTGGTAGTTTCAGGAACTGGACCTCATGGCCAGGGAGAAGGCACGGCGTTTGCTCAGTTAGCAGCCGACGTACTAGAGATACCTATGGAACTCGTTGAGGTCAAGTGGGGAGATACTGATATCATTGAAGACGGTATTGGTACATGGGGTAGCAGAACTGCGACGATTGGAGGTTCTGCAGTTATGCAAGCTTCTCAAGAGTTAAAGAAGAGAATAATGGAGGCAGCGGCAAAGTCAATGGAGGCAGATCTAGAGGAAATTGAGTACAGTGAGGGTAAGATAAGGCATAAGAAAACTGGGAAGAGTATCGATCTATCTGAGGCAATCAAATCGGCATACAAGTTAGGCATTCCTTTAGACGTTACGTCAGTTTATCCAGTGAAAAAGCCGACAACTCCGTACGGAGTACATATGGCTTTAATTAGTGTAGATAAGGAAACTGGCATGATAAAGGTAAAGAAGTATGTAGCGCTCGATGACATTGGAAACGTTATAAATCCTCTTCTTGCAGAGGGACAAATTCACGGTGGTTCACTTCAGGGAATTAGCCAAGCTCTATACGAAGAAGCTGTATTTAGTGACGGGTTATTACAGAACGGGAACTTTGGGGACTACACCATACCTACTGCAGTTGAAACGCCTAAGTTCAGCTGGAGATATGTAGTCAATGGCCTATCACCTCACCCCACAGGTTCTAAAGGTGTTGGAGAGGCCGGAGCGGTAGTTGGAACTCCCGTTATCATGAGTGCGATTCAAAGATGTCTAGGCAAGAAGTTCAATTATATGCCAATAAACCTAGAGAGAGCATTAGCTTAAGGAGATAAAACTTGCAGAAGCATGTTTTATCTCAAAAAGATATGAGAGAATTCAAAAACAAAATAAAAATGCTTTATAATATAG is part of the Metallosphaera cuprina Ar-4 genome and harbors:
- a CDS encoding nucleotidyltransferase; translation: MISFEKIGDVLDEIKKLIDFVIIGDTIVDLSLGRKGIESDLDLFPINFSVIVNYDELKEFVNDRGWDLGSTPIDTPRIVIPLGDDQLQVDIYENIQDFFVPSIVIESAEEMKIGKGFFKVIKLEDYILLKANAFREEDEEELKKIIQLIGERKLKIDMKVLASHVKDFEENKDSIEERLASIGLKLSS
- a CDS encoding thiamine pyrophosphate-binding protein, with the protein product MSQPKRKEETVGREMMGDEALSYVLKEIGVKRVFTSTSIPDFLLERLNQYSLQVDISLSVRDAIGLADAYARETGEGGVVISAPESGLLEGIEIIAQAFSDSVPLLLLGTLRSYRDTGRARVGELRSPDDVSAALSPFIKFKERVISIEEITVTVEKGYKEALSNRMRPALVEIAEELFKLKAFPLSPAEQKPEKKTPDKNTVAKVAEVLGNSKLPVIIAGYGVKASGSTPQLIELAELLDAPVITTFRAKGVFPASHPLYAGEGLGVFSTEAASKIVMEADSILVLGSRLPQLSTAGWSMRYKGFLMHNNVDGEDIGKTFIPQVPIVADTGLFLKELITILKQKIKEPIKREVRSDIAASRKVFTLKPHSGLWPYDVTRLLYQFKFSKYFIDLTAPTFDLVRLPIDSPVWFTSESMIERGIGVTGLIQSGDENGIGITDLAGAIKNIGLIQQRLAKMKGTLLIFNDNGLTYLDTFKSDIPSIGRINNPVNMDQKLEASIGAITVDTYGGLKEVLERDRQPKVVNVKIDPRYESIVLLNTGS
- a CDS encoding GMP synthase (glutamine-hydrolyzing); translation: MFSPEKFIEEIEPQVKSIVGNNRLVAAVSGGVDSTTAAVIMYRILGDKVTPVMLDTGFLRENEAERVKSSLSNIIPLEIEDVSEMFMKGLEGIGDAEAKRKKFRELFYSTISNIVSKYNSKFLVQGTIAADWIETKGGIKTQHNVLVQLGINTEKTWGFSLIEPLADLYKNEVRELARYIGLPREISERQPFPGPGLLIRCVGVLTKDKLEVARRANSIVERTLSKYHPSQYFAAVFERESEVDRKLSEALLDEIRVYKVKATGVKGDVRSYGKIASFRLRRSYSEIREVSSKITSGDFTRALMRIKEGKGKYSVAIRAVSTEDFMTADILELDPDTLMELAEEITKVKDVGEVVYDVTTKPPATIEYE
- a CDS encoding cobyric acid synthase; the encoded protein is MAIIISSSMSDSGKSLLTAVLVKHLRGIPFKAQNMSLNSFPTKDGGEIAFIQAFQAIGGGLAPQRFMNPVLLKPSGKGIEVIVWGESQGNLSAEEYYSKIGIIWEKINSVISKEMVIESAGGIGEPNFIERDISGFKIMQRGVPSVLVLDIERGGAFASAYGIYNMLPSSVRDKLKGFIINKFRGDEKLLDQAISWLENRTSMKYLGVIPYDERLRIMAEDSMNVSDLGDGELEVGVISYPYMSNFNEFHVFANSNARLRFITKPSQLSKADLVILPGTRNTKISLTWLIERGFLDVLKRKTVLGICGGFQIMGNKLLDPFGLEAGEPSSYEGLGLLPINVKFRSEKVVSISRARSDFGSIDGYEIRRGDIDYIRHKPLLQIEYRNGAKVEIEDGAWNENFIGLSIHGSLYSEGGKAILKQLGIKIGSSSLEDDIKKSVNLAYDIIKDKVDLERIEQIYIENDRNET
- a CDS encoding adenosylcobinamide-GDP ribazoletransferase; this translates as MRVLKGILGQLSFFTIIPVGKTDFESTVEYSFLAPLIVGVVTGSIDFLALFLAKPLIGNLSVLVLIPVVEIVRGFNHLDGLLDFGDALMIRGNVEERRRALKDFSIGTGGIGIAIVYLIVFYIAVRTIPRIGVTTLLSLISAEVLSRSVGLLTLAIMKPMEGSNLGKMFHEKLRRKWPALIIQSLPFITPGTLILMPVLLATFTLLGKRVLGGSSGDLTGMTITLSFPLLLLGENKCLQFLFLRYF
- a CDS encoding cobalamin biosynthesis protein is translated as MLAILIFAIFLDLIIGEPPLLAHPVVYVGKISEKLIKPYRGKMYGVFIWVSSVVPVLLLCLLPIYVQIRIVEMLILVYVLKTTFSIRLLYSIVARASPLREDSRKVVQNIVRRDLSNASMGHVASAAIESLFESMVDGITSPIFWFLFLGLPGALLQRFANTMDSMVGYKTAELIREGYFSAKIDTILNYIPARLTALFMLLAGLLLGLNVRKAVSSLREAKMESPNAKYPISIAAGLLGVRLEKMNQYSVGFGDLPTSTHIELALILFKMTLLLYLVTILVCYYYFYGFSLLSYPYGLIELL
- a CDS encoding zinc-dependent dehydrogenase, with the protein product MKAILMEGSKAVLKEVAIPKLNKGDVLVEMKVCGLCGTDIEKICGQYTASQPILGHEPAGIVVESMSDLVKPGDRVFAHHHVPCYECYYCKRGSPTMCPYYRKTNLDPGGFAELFRVPAWNVERGGILVLPNNVTFEEASFIEPLATVVRSHNRVGLTKEDSVLIVGAGPMGLLHLLKAQETGVNNILISDVSEYRLDFASSLGNVIPINPVKARVEEIVRGNTEGRGADIAIIASGSPQAIISGLNSIRKGGKVLLFGVPYKGTILDYDVSNLLNNEISIVSSNAAVEEDTREALRLISERRLNVSRLITHKFSLEEFNEAVRIAKQGKAIKVVITN
- a CDS encoding M48 family metalloprotease — translated: MLLITFAFVTPILLALFYIIIPAIMVKRYHDLDSISINQLEEKSGVKIKVKVNSDDSVNAFSLPNRVVIVTRALLNNENDLQAALAHEIGHIKGKHHIKTFLMLIGLTIISIYVILDYNLLLGIGTVLLEIIISKFVSRYFEYSADRYAVTLVGRDQYLKLLTSYGNLEEKSSIFSTHPAVINRLKKI
- a CDS encoding xanthine dehydrogenase family protein molybdopterin-binding subunit, with protein sequence MKYVGKSIKRVEDPKLITGKGSYVDDIELPGTYYVMFLRSELPHAFIKVKSRENVFLGSQINPGRDFPIASNEVTYVGQPIAAVVARDRYEAQDLLESIEVEYQQLPFEVDPFKAMEDKVKVYSKLESNIHIKKEFFGGEPLKEIDKSPVVLTGELHNQRVIASPMETRGIVAWFDGNRLNVWSSTQSAHYLRRNLVSFLGISNIRVVQPDVGGAFGSKIITHPEEYAVSYLALKLGVPLKWIATRREEMITAGHGRDKWLRYKIGVNRDGTIRVLMGTVIGNLGAPYADANDDDGGNILSAARMLPGPYKIKHGYITAYGVNTNLTPTTSYRGAGRPEATYFIESIMEEVANELKIDPFEIRMRNVVRPEDMPFTNPFNITYDTGNYVEILNQSKPYYESLKSEATPSEECVGLGMYVEITAFGPWETARVYAKYDGKIVVVSGTGPHGQGEGTAFAQLAADVLEIPMELVEVKWGDTDIIEDGIGTWGSRTATIGGSAVMQASQELKKRIMEAAAKSMEADLEEIEYSEGKIRHKKTGKSIDLSEAIKSAYKLGIPLDVTSVYPVKKPTTPYGVHMALISVDKETGMIKVKKYVALDDIGNVINPLLAEGQIHGGSLQGISQALYEEAVFSDGLLQNGNFGDYTIPTAVETPKFSWRYVVNGLSPHPTGSKGVGEAGAVVGTPVIMSAIQRCLGKKFNYMPINLERALA